Within Vicia villosa cultivar HV-30 ecotype Madison, WI linkage group LG1, Vvil1.0, whole genome shotgun sequence, the genomic segment GACGTAAACCTAATCATGGCGACTGCAAGTTTAAGCATTGTATCAAGACTTCCCTGTAACTTAACTTATATGATCAGTGTTTAAAGAGTGTTCAACTTACACAAAAAATAATGAATGTGTTAAATTAAGCAAATTACATTTACAGTTCAGACTTACACACATGCATATTCAATACTAACTGAAATGTATAACCAATAAAAAATTTTAAGtgataaaatcaacataaactgacataacagaaaataaaatcaacattAACTAAAATGTACACACTCACATACATATTCAGTATTAACTGAAACGTAAAAccaatacacacacacacatcaaTTAAGTATTAAAAATGTATAACCAATTACTTCTTTTAGAGTAGTGTTGATGTAGTTTTTAACAGTGGGGACAAAATCATGCTTGGCTCTGGACAAGTAAACAAGCTAAATAAGAGATGTAAATATATTATTACTGTGCTACAGAATAATTAACATAAGGTGAGAAATTTTATGAAGTTGAATGCTACATTACAGATCAAAGGCAAATTAATTTTCATCATAGTGCTGTTAGACTGGACCCAAAAAAAGTAAAATGATATGTGTTATATTCCTGCATGAGAATTTAGAACCTTCAATAAAAATGTAAATCCAAACATACCAATAATGTTTGCTCCAAATCATTTGAGCGAACATCTTTAAATGCACTTAGAACATAATCAGAAGATGACTGGCCAGTCATGAGCGGATTTGCCTGGAAaacaatatttttattgtttttttcctCCTCCTGAAAtgcaaaatcaaaaaaattacagCAACATTAAACCTTACAAAACAAGATACAAAACTGTCTTCCTCGTCTCTTTATTATCTAGCACATCCAAGTTGAATTGAAGATATTTTGTAATTTTACATGCAAAAAAATAATTTCACTGAATTTTGGGATTTCGATAGATTTCAAATGATGTTCCATGTTACTAAGCCTACTTCCCTTAGAGCAGTAGTTATTGCATATGCATATTTCATCAGCTGAAGTAGTTTGCCAGCACTTTCAAGTTGAAAATTAATTTTGGAAATCAAAAGTTTAGATTTTTAGGGATAGCAGTAGGTAATTAATAGGTTTAACAATATGCTTAATGGAACAACCAAATTGTTCCAATTTCACAGGCATCAAAATGCTTTATGGAACAATTTGTTCAGGATTCATAGAAGATGATTAGGACTTTCTAATCTAGAACAGATTCTGCCTGTCAACTCGTTAAAGATCAACCAAATTCATTAATGTTTGGCAAGTAATCGCTAATGCGGTCTTTTAGGTCAGATTTGTTCTCTATCATTCAGACACTGACAGAAGAcaaatgtatatatgtatatctaACTATTTGCACATGCCCTGCAGATTCATTTACGAGATAATACATCTTAGAAAACAGAAACCCTCCAACAAAGATTGAATATAACCTGATGTTCAGAAATGCGCTTTTTCTCATTTTCTGCAATGTCTAATCTCTCAATAATTAAGTCAGTAGCGGTAAGGGTTTCCTGGGTTTTTTTCCCAGCTACAGCCACAGCTCCCTCCTCTGGTATTTCTTCCTTTGTTACATATTTGTTGTCAAATGCATTGTCAAGATCAGCATCAAACATTTCCTCTAATCTCTTCTCCTTTTCTTCCTGCAATTAAAATGGTTAATCATATACcaatgaaataatatttttttccaacACATTTTAGCAGAAGTGTGCCTATTATCAATAAGAGTCTTGCTAAACTGAGGACGTAaggaataaaaaaaaatcatttatttaaaagTATAACATTTAATACATTAATAACTTTAAAAGatgcatttttcaataaaaaatattttcaattttgaTTCTAAGCAATATCCTTCGGGCATTCCTTCAAACTTCCCATTATTAGAAGCAATGTCCCTATAATCTGCATTAAAGAAGTAATGGTGTATCGCTCCATAACCTACAAGATATGCATACCTCAATGAAAAATTGTTCTTCGGTACGATCCCAACGGCGGATTGAACGGTCATGAGATCCAGTGATAATAAAATCACCCCGATTACTGACAGCGAGACACCAAATATCTGCATGATGTCCTTCAAGAGTTAACAGCTGCTCAAATTTATCAGCATCCCAATATTTTACAACGCGATCTTTTCCAACACTAAACACATAATGCGTCTTGGGGACAAATTGGACTGCCATAACACTGAAAAGTAAATTACATAAGATACTTCAAATACAGCTTTATTTCATACTCTTTAATGCATAAAAgaactaaaaaataaaagaaaaatgattATCAAGACAGAATTATGTAGCACCTGTCACCATGCGCAAAAATGGATTTATGACAGTCACCAAAATCCAAACCCCAGATCTTTATATTTTTATCAGCAGAGCCAGTCACAATTAAATCTCCATCTGATGAGATATCCATACACAGAACAGGAAGCTTGTGGCCATACAATGAAAGGAAGAATTTGAATGTGTCTACAAAGTGAATCTGAAAATAAATAACTCATCAACAATAATAGAAATAATGTAACATAGAGTCAACATTCAATAGAGCACATACAGATGTCCACCATACTTAGAAATTGGCATTTCCTATTAGATGTAGTATCCGGAAATATAATTGAACCAACTTTTAGAAATTGGCATTTCCTATTAGATGTATTATCCGGAAATATAATTGAACCAGCTTGGATAAACTTCTCAGGAAGCACTTAcagagaaaatattaaaagaatcgTGTAATAATAATTTCTCATATAAATCAAAAGTATCCTCTgctttacaacaacaacaacaacaacgacaacagctAAGCATTATCCTCtgctttagttttaattttaactttgttTAGAAAAGCCTCTCATTTAGTTTCTCCATAAGTATGTATACATTTATAAAAGAAGTCATAAGAACTATGAACTTATTTTTATTGAGCTCCTATAAGCTAGAAGCTAAACCGAACTAGGCTGTACTCAGTAAAGTTGTCAACTGATCCTGAATCACATATTATATTCCCAAAAAAACATCCAATGTGAGCTACAAGATTCAAAATCCAGTTAATCTCTACCCCAGTTTCACCCAATCTACAAAATAGAAATAATGCTGAAGTTCCCAAATTGCCAAATACAGTAAAATACTTCTGCAATGAGACCATACACTCTGAGGTTGACAAGTggcaataaaaacaacaaaaaacaaagtGAAACTTATTAAGAAATTTTAGCAAACCAAATACTAGAAATTAGGAACGAGGAACCCGAAAACACTTACACAGACACAAAAGGCAAACAAGATAGGGTTAATAAATCTGACCTTTACAGTACTATCTAACAGGGCAACAGCAATATATTTGGCATCAGGACTAATTGcaaccacaagaacatcatcaTTCATTCTCATAGTCTTGACATTTGACACAGTGAGTTGCTTAGTAGCCTGAAACAGAACGATTAGtgttattaaaataaacaaatggtTGATTGATAGATATATTTCCACATATTAAGTAAGAATGCCTTAATGCTGAAGTTCCCTCACACCCAAATAGTGAAGACTGAAGAACTATGAAGCACAGAACCTCTAGGAGGTGGCGTGCTGCGGTGTATAACACCCATATGACACGTGTCGGAAAACTCAGACAATTGTCTCAAAAAAATGGTTTTTTCTTTGCTTCGACACTCTTTGAATAGTGTCCGACACTCATACGACACATGtcggacaattcaaacaagtgtttaaaaaaataaaaataaaaagtatttccTTCAACACACCTTATATAGTTTTATACAAATCTCACAAACATCTAAAAGGGTTAAACATGAGTTTAGCTTAAAACGTGTTGAAACAATGTTAATGAAAGACTGCAGACattaaatttgattaaaatattttagcTTTTTAAAAgctaaaatattttaatcaaatttattGTCTTAGTCTATCATTAACATTGTTTCAACACATGtttaaggcttggttgttgttgtagaATATTTTTTAGCTCTTTTAATAGTAGATGGATAAATGAAGGTTAAATACTATCATATATGTAGCAGTGTGTCAGTGTCAGATGTTTTAGACTTTATCCGTGTCGGAGTGTCTGTCTCAAGTTTTGTCCCGTGGCCAAGAGTTTTAAATTTCTACTTATATGTTTACATACCAACTCTAGTTCTAGAGAACAAATATAAAACAGAAAAACTATTGCAGAAGAGTCTCCAAGTAAAAAAACTATATACAAAAGATCTTCCATACTTCTACCTATGTTTTATATGTGGAGTATATGAATTGAAAAAGTAAGTTATTGTATTcccttattataaaataaaaaattaaaaaaaaaactttataaaaTAGGGAATGATATGAAGAACACACTTGACCAGGTTTTTGCTTAATTTGGTAGTCCCAAAATTTAACTTCATGATCTGCACTTCCTGTGACAAAGCCAAGTTTATTCGGCAGGGCAGCAATTGTCCGCACAGAGCCTCCATGAGCTTCAATAACTTCAACACGAGTACCACTTCCGATGTCAATAATTTCTAAGCTTCCATCTTTAGTTCCAACAAGTCCATACTTGTTAGTGGGAAGAATTAAACTGCAAAGCCCGTATCCAGAATCAATGGTCCTTAAGCAGGAACCAGTACTTGGGTTCCAGATCTTTACTGCATTATGACTGGTTGACATTAGAAAAGTGCTGTCAGAACTAAGTGTGACACTTCGAACATCAGAGCGGTGCCCCTGAAGATCAATATCAAGTGTTTTTTTGGTTTCACTGTTTTCAATGGAGTAGAACTCAATTAGGTTATTGTTTAAGGACAATGCTAAAGTTCCGAATGAATTCTTTGGAGTGACGGGACAGAAAGAAATGGAGCATATCTTTTTGCTAGCTCTAATAGTATGCAACAATTTAAAAACATCAGGCACGGTAACtgttattttacttttttctACGGGTCCATCAGTCACAGTAGAATTATCCTCTTTGTTCTCATTACTCTCAACTCCATTTTCAGCTCCCTCTATAGCC encodes:
- the LOC131630163 gene encoding uncharacterized protein LOC131630163; its protein translation is MVKLYLRYEPAASFGVIASVDSNISYDSSGKHLLSPALEKIGVWHVRQGICTKTLTPSVPCRGPSLAVTSIASSPSILIAGGYGDGSIRIWDSEKGTCETTLNGHKGAVTALRYNKAGSLLASGSKDNDVILWDVVGETGLFRLRGHRDQVTDVVFVGSGKKLVSSSKDKFLRVWDIDTQHCMQIIGGHHSEIWSLDVDPAERYLVTGSADKELRFYTIKQDSVDRESINDGGDSSVSNKWEVLTHFGEIQRQNKDRVATVQFNKAGNLLACHVAGKMVEIFRVLDDAEAKRKAKRRVNRKKEKKHGKEEAIEGAENGVESNENKEDNSTVTDGPVEKSKITVTVPDVFKLLHTIRASKKICSISFCPVTPKNSFGTLALSLNNNLIEFYSIENSETKKTLDIDLQGHRSDVRSVTLSSDSTFLMSTSHNAVKIWNPSTGSCLRTIDSGYGLCSLILPTNKYGLVGTKDGSLEIIDIGSGTRVEVIEAHGGSVRTIAALPNKLGFVTGSADHEVKFWDYQIKQKPGQATKQLTVSNVKTMRMNDDVLVVAISPDAKYIAVALLDSTVKIHFVDTFKFFLSLYGHKLPVLCMDISSDGDLIVTGSADKNIKIWGLDFGDCHKSIFAHGDSVMAVQFVPKTHYVFSVGKDRVVKYWDADKFEQLLTLEGHHADIWCLAVSNRGDFIITGSHDRSIRRWDRTEEQFFIEEEKEKRLEEMFDADLDNAFDNKYVTKEEIPEEGAVAVAGKKTQETLTATDLIIERLDIAENEKKRISEHQEEEKNNKNIVFQANPLMTGQSSSDYVLSAFKDVRSNDLEQTLLALPFSDALKLLSYLKEWTSYSDKVELVCRIGTLLLQTHYNQLLATPAARPILTAFGDIFYEQVKGWKDVFGFNLAAMDHIQQLMASRSDALFQDARSKLLEIRAQQSKRLQDRSDTGEFLRKKKKKT